The window TCCGCGAGGTCAAGGGCGTGATCGAGGCCAAGCGGCAATAAGGGCGGGGCAGGGCGGTCGAGAAGGGAAGCTGAAATTTTTTGATGATTTTGCTATTTACCCCTTGGCAAAAGTCCAAAAGCTTCCTATACTCTCGCTTCTTCGTTAGGCGCGTAGCTCAGCTGGTTAGAGCACTACCTTGACATGGTAGGGGTCGTTGGTTCGAGTCCAATCGTGCCTACCAATTCTTCCTGGTGTGGATGGGTTGGGGCGAAGAAAGCTCAAAGGAGGCGCTCCGGCTGCTTCCTTTTTGATTTTTGATACACCGTTTCGCTAGGCGCGTAGCTCAGCTGGTTAGAGCACTACCTTGACATGGTAGGGGTCGTTGGTTCGAGTCCAATCGTGCCTACCAATTCTTCTGTAGATGCAGAGGGGTTGGCAGCGAAGTGATACTGCGACGTGATACTCAAAAGGAAGCGCACTGGCGGCTTCCTTTTTTGTTTTGTGCCTCTCTTTTTCTCTCCCCGCACTTTCCTGCTGTGCGTGACCTGCCGTGATCTGTCATGGGCCGGGTTGTCCTCGATCAATGCTTGCGCAATGACAGCCGGGTAAAACCTCGTTTTTGCGCTGGTCCGGCCTGATGTTTCACGGAAGCATCGAAAAATGAATTAAACTTGCTAACGAATTTTTTGCGAGTTTTGTCCTCGAACTCCTCTCTCACCGAAGAAACCAAATTAGCTATGGCGGCAGATGATCAGTATTTCCTGGTAGTTGATGACTTTTCGACCATGCGTCGTATCGTCAGCGGACTGCTGAAGGAACTCGAATACACCAAGATAGTGGAGGCCGATGATGGCTCTTCCGCGCTGAAGATCCTGGAGGCGGGAGCCCTGCCGGTGACGTTCGTGCTGACCGACTGGAATATGCCCGTCATGGATGGCCTGACCCTGCTCAAGAAGATTCGCGCCACTCCCTCGATGGCGCATCTCCCGGTGCTGATGATCACGGCCGAAGCCAAGAAGGAAAATATCGTCGAGGCGGCCCAGTCCGGTGCGGACGGCTATATCGTCAAGCCCTTCAACGCCGCCACGCTCAAGGACAAGATCGAGAAGATCCTGGCGCGTCGCGCCCATCTGGCCAAGGCCTGAGATTCCGATGGTCTGCGCGAGCGGCTGAGCTGTCTTGCGCGGAAAAAGAAACGGCATCTGCGGATGCCGTTTTTTGATGGTGCGGGAGCAGGGCGCTGTCAGCCCAGGCCGAAATAACGGACGACGTCGCCGCGCGTCCATGATTTGATTTCCAGGCCATCCAGCAGCACCCGGTACTCCTCGTGCCGCTCGCCGTTGTCCAGCTCGACCGTACGGCTTTGCAGCGTGTATTCACGGTTGTTGATGACGGTCCGTTGGGAATGTTGCTCGATGCAGTTCTTGGCGTCCGGCATGATGCTGTTCTCCTTGAATTGATCCAAATGCTAGCACGCAAAAGTGACAGGGCGTGGAGCGGTGCGTGTAAAGACGGATATTTGTGTCGGCAAATGATGAGAATCGCTGAGGAACGTTGTGCAGCGGTCGCCCTGGGCCGGGTCGGGCGTCCTGGCTTGTTGTGATGTCATGGTCGTGGCGCGGCGGCAGTGCTGGTGAATACTTGTGTCAATGCATGGGGCGAAATTTGCTATAATCGCCGTCCAGGCTGTGCGACCGCCGTTGGGCGGCCCCAATCAGGCAATCCCTACACCGAATCTGTAAGAGCGAGAAAGGCAAACCGGTTATGACACCGCGAACTACCACCGAGGTTTTCACGCGACGCTAGTCGGGTTCTTTTTCGTCCTTTGAAAAAGCGCGGCTGGTCCGCGTTTTTTTTCGTCCGTCTTTTCGACATTACCCTCAACAGGCAAGGCAGCACGGCTGCCGACATGGAGTACAAAATGGTTTCAGTTCGTCTTCCCGATGGTTCGCAACGGCAGTTCGACAACCCGGTCACGGTGGCGCAGGTCGCCGCCAACATCGGCACCGGCCTGGCCAAGGCGGCCCTGGCTGGCCGCGTCGATGGCAAGCTGGTCGATACTTCCTACCTGATCGACAAGGATGCGGAACTGTCCATCATCACCGACAAGGATGCGGATGGTCTGGAAGTGATCCGTCACTCCACCGCCCACTTGCTGGCCTATGCGGTCAAGGAGCTGTTCCCCGAGGCGCAGGTCACCATCGGTCCGGTCATCGACAATGGCTTCTACTACGACTTCTCGTACAAGCGCCCGTTCACTCCGGAAGACCTGCAAGCCATCGAAAAGAAGATGGCCGAGCTGGCCAAGAAGGATGAGCCGGTCACCCGCAAGGTGTTGCCGCGCGACGAGGCCGTGGCTTACTTCAAGTCCATCGGCGAAGACTACAAGGCCGAGATCATCGCCTCCATTCCCCAGAACGAGGATGTGTCGCTCTACACCGAAGGCAGCTTCACCGACCTCTGCCGCGGCCCGCACGTGCCCTCTACCGGCAAGCTGAAGGTCTTCAAGCTGATGAAGCTGGCCGGCGCCTACTGGCGTGGCGACTCCAACAACGAGATGCTGCAGCGTGTCTATGGCACCGCCTGGGCCAAGAAGGAAGACCAGGAAGCCTACCTGCACATGCTGGAAGAGGCCGAAAAGCGCGACCACCGCAAGCTGGGCCGTGCGCTGGACCTGTTCC is drawn from Herbaspirillum seropedicae and contains these coding sequences:
- a CDS encoding response regulator, with amino-acid sequence MAADDQYFLVVDDFSTMRRIVSGLLKELEYTKIVEADDGSSALKILEAGALPVTFVLTDWNMPVMDGLTLLKKIRATPSMAHLPVLMITAEAKKENIVEAAQSGADGYIVKPFNAATLKDKIEKILARRAHLAKA